A single region of the Brachypodium distachyon strain Bd21 chromosome 3, Brachypodium_distachyon_v3.0, whole genome shotgun sequence genome encodes:
- the LOC106866442 gene encoding uncharacterized protein LOC106866442, with protein sequence MRTRPHLSEMVLAVLCEIPPLHNTCSRLLRWEDPWTCRQDLMQCALHPVLNSSACLKENGMAFSPLLPTQMSARNRKKRKLALDITRGHAAGAPFTSPLAVGWTGFTSEECELLKATHRKKRSYYGGPGYRCSRCVSDFWYQERVANRSAITQRRVVYNLCCKGGKVFMPPFQQPPAYLHDMLRSAHC encoded by the exons ATGCGGACCCGACCCCACTTGTCAGAAATG GTCTTAGCTGTTCTATGCGAGATTCCGCCCTTGCATAATACATGTAGTAGGCTTTTGCGATGGGAAGACCCCTGGACCTGCCGGCAGGATCTGATGCAGTGTGCTCTTCATCCGGTTCTGAATTCGTCTGCTTGCCTAAAAGAAAAT GGGATGGCTTTTTCCCCGTTGCTTCCGACCCAAATGTCTGCTAGGAAtcgaaaaaaaaggaagcttGCTTTAGATATTACCCGCGGGCATGCTGCAG GCGCTCCTTTCACTTCTCCTCTTGCTGTAGGGTGGACTGGTTTTACCTCAGAAGAGTGCGAGCTGCTCAAAG CAACGCataggaagaagagaagttaCTATGGTGGCCCTGGGTATCGGTGCAGCCGGTGTGTCTCTGATTTTTGGTACCAGGAGCGAGTGGCGAATCGATCAGCCATCACGCAAAGGCGTGTAGTGTACAACCTCTGTTGCAAAGGGGGCAAGGTGTTTATGCCCCCTTTCCAGCAGCCGCCTGCTTACTTGCACGATATGCTTCG TTCTGCACACTGCTGA
- the LOC100828110 gene encoding 40S ribosomal protein S7 has protein sequence MYTARKKIQKDKGLEPSEFEDSVAQAFFDLESGHQELKSDVKDLYINAAFQMDVAGNRKAVVINVPYRLRKAFRKIHVRLVRELEKKFSGKDVVIVATRRIVRPPKKGSAVVRPRTRTLTAVHDGILEDVVYPAEIVGKRVRYHLDGSKVIKIFLDPKERNNTEYKLETFSAVYRRLCGKEVVYEYPVAETA, from the exons ATGTAcacggcgaggaagaagatccagaaggacaagGGTCTCGAGCCTTCCGAGTTCGAGGACTCCGTCGCGCAG GCGTTCTTTGACCTGGAGAGTGGACACCAGGAGCTCAAGAGCGATGTCAAGGACCTCTACATTAACGCGGCCTT CCAGATGGATGTGGCCGGGAACAGGAAGGCGGTTGTGATCAACGTGCCATACAGGCTCCGCAAGGCTTTCAGGAAGATCCACGTCAGGCTCGTCAGGGAGCTCGAGAAGAAGTTCAGCGGCAAG GATGTTGTTATTGTTGCAACAAGACGGATCGTGAGGCCACCCAAGAAGGGTTCCGCTGTTGTTCGCCCTCGTACCAGAACGCTGACTGCTGTGCATGATGGTATCTTGGAGGATGTTGTATATCCGGCAGAGATTGTGGGGAAACGTGTCAGATATCACCTTGATGGCTCAAAGGTTATTAAG ATCTTCTTGGACCCAAAGGAACGGAACAACACAGAGTACAAGCTGGAGACCTTCTCTGCAGTGTACCGCAGGCTTTGCGGCAAGGAAGTGGTCTACGAGTACCCAGTGGCTGAAACCGCTTGA
- the LOC112271657 gene encoding BTB/POZ and MATH domain-containing protein 3-like: MLEQSGCIVGDCLKIHCALIVTKEPPVIKVIYCGNVHLPPSSIIEKLQKLLETQESCDICSSREEFPAHKLVMAMQSPVFKADIYGTMMEKDITRTVVPDMQPSVFRALLHFIYTDSPPLLGNLDGSNRKEMIKHLLVAADRYAMERQKLLCEISLRKVLDVKTMMNMLDLAD; this comes from the coding sequence ATGCTAGAACAATCTGGATGCATTGTTGGTGATTGCCTCAAAATTCACTGCGCCTTGATCGTGACCAAGGAGCCACCAGTGATTAAGGTCATCTATTGTGGCAATGTCCATCTGCCGCCATCCAGCATCATAGAGAAGCTCCAGAAGTTGTTGGAGACACAGGAGTCATGTGACATTTGTAGTTCAAGGGAGGAGTTCCCTGCCCATAAGCTCGTGATGGCAATGCAATCACCGGTCTTCAAAGCAGATATCTATGGCACGATGATGGAGAAGGATATAACTCGTACTGTCGTCCCTGATATGCAACCGTCTGTATTTAGGGCTCTTCTCCATTTCATCTATACCGATTCGCCCCCTCTCTTGGGCAATCTTGATGGGAGTAACAGGAAAGAGATGATCAAGCATTTGCTTGTTGCCGCAGACCGGTACGCCATGGAAAGGCAGAAGCTATTATGCGAAATCTCCTTGCGCAAAGTGCTTGATGTCAAGACTATGATGAATATGCTAGATTTGGCCGATTGA